The following is a genomic window from Rutidosis leptorrhynchoides isolate AG116_Rl617_1_P2 chromosome 8, CSIRO_AGI_Rlap_v1, whole genome shotgun sequence.
attaatataaactgAAAATTAAGTTATGTTTAGTTATGCATGTTGATTATGTTTAGTTATGTAATTTTTTAATTAGAAAATTAAGTATTCATGTTGATTATGTTTAGTTATGTATTTTTTTAATTAGAAAATTAAGTATTTATTTAGTTAGTAAATTGAtgggtttgatgatgaaagttGTATGTTTAGTTTGTACAAGTATAAGTATAAGTGTAaatgttattgtttatgtttatgtttatgtttatgtttatgcttattgTTTTATGAACATTGTTAGGTTTAGTGGTTAATTTCGGAATAGTTGTACCTTAGGTTCGAAATTAATCAATCCTATAGAATACCCATCCAAGGTTAATTTATTAGAAATTAACTTTGGAAGGTCCCCTTTTTGGGACCGCTTTCTGTGTGTTTTGTCTCTTTTAGGATGTGGATGCGTATAACTTATTTACTAGTTACAAAAATTTTGGTACACATTTTCCCTTTACTCCTAAAATATGCGTTTAATACGACATATTTGGGGAGTTTAGGGGAAATGCTGCCGAATTTTTGCTAACTATTAAATTAGTTGTGCGCATCCATAGTTGAGACAAAACATTCAGAGAGTGGGTTAGGTTGCCTTCCATAGTTGGACCACCCGACTTTGATTATACATATATTAAGTGTTTTTAATTTTAAAGTTTTTTGCTGTTTTAAACTTGATTTAATTAGGGAATATCTATGACGATTGATAAGAGGTGGACTACTATACGACATACATTTAATCCTGACTTTATTAAAGGTCTTAATGCATTTATTGAGAGGTGTAACAACAATTTGGATTCACACGGTAAGTGTAGTTGCCCATGTAAACATTGTGGTAATACGTTTTTTCTTAAACCTAAACATATAAAAGCCCATATAACTAGATATGGGTTTGAACCCTCTTATACTATATGGCGGCATCACGGTGAACTACCACAACCACCCGAAGTACACAACACAACGGACCCTCTAAGAAATTTCTTGCACGATATTCAATTGGAGGAAGTTCCTAATTTTGAGGAGGAAGGTCCGAATGACGATGAGACTATGAATGACACGACCGCAACTGTTCTTGAGGATTTAATTGACTCCACCCAAACCGAGCTATATCCCGGTAGCAAGTTGTCCTCATTAGAGTTTTTAGCCAAGTTAACACACATTAAGGTCTTGAACAAATGGACGAATACTTCATTCGACCAACTGTTAGAATTACTCATACAATCACATCCCCCAAATAACACGATTCCGAAATCATTTTATGAAACTAAGAAGTGGATGAGAAAGATCGGTTTAGGGTATCAAGCGATACATGCTTGTAAGAATGATTGTTGTTTGTTTTATAAAGAATACCAGGATTTGGAAAACTGTCCAATATGTAAAGAGAGTAGATGGAAAGATGAACGCACAACGGGGAAAAAAGTTCCTAATAAAGTTTTGCGTTATTTTCCAATAACTCCAAGACTAAAACGTTTGTACAGTTCCAGATACACTGCAAAGGATATGACTTGGCATGCTACTGGGCGGTGCAATGAAGAGGGTAAGATGCGTCATCCGGTAGATGGTCGAGCTTGGAAAGAAATTGACAAAAGATATCCGGATTTTGCACGTGAACCCAGAAACATTCGACTAGGGTTGGCTACTGATGGTTTCAATCCATTCGGCAACATGAATAATCCTTACAGCATGTGGCCAGTCATATTGACAACGTACAATACGCTGCCATGGATATGTATGAAAGAAAGTTCTCTCATGTTGATTCTGTTAATTCCTGGTCCTAAATCACCTGGAAAAGATATTGATGTTTACTTGAGGCCTTTAGTTGATGAATTGAAGATTTTATGGTCCGAAGGGGTTGTTACACATGACTCAGTTACAAACACGTATTTTCAAATGAAAGCAATGCTTATTTAGACCATAAACGATTATCCTGGCCGTAGTAGTTTGTCCGGTTGGAGTGGCCAAGGCTATAAAGCATGCCCTACATGTAACGAGGACACTCATGCTATGCGTGTGAAAAACAAAATTGTTTTTGTCAGTCACAGACATTACCTTGAATCGAATTACCCATACAGAGAAAGCTTAGAATTCAATGGTAAGGTTGATCATACCTCTAAACCTAGAAAGTTCAAACTAGCTGATATCGAAAACCAACTTACAGATTTGTTTCCAGTTGGTAATCCCGGTAAAAAGCATACAAATGTTGGTGAAAAAAGAAAACGTCCCCCTAATTGTCGTCACAACTGGACTAAAATTTCTATTTTTCGGGAACTTGAGTATTGGAAATATCTTCCACTGCAACACAACTTGGATGTCATGCATATTGAAAAGAATGTGTTGGAGGCTATTTTGGGTACCTTATTAATGAATGACAAGTCCAAAGACACTCACAATGCACGAGTTGACTTGGAAAAATTGGGTATTCGAAAAGATTTGTGGCTCAAACCTAAAACCAATGGTAAAAAAGATGGGCAATTCTTCAAACCTCTTCCCAAATACTCTTTAAAACCCGAAGACAGGGTAAGTTTTTGTAAATTCATTAAAGAAGTAAAACTTTCAGATGGGTTTGGATCAAACTTCAGGCACAAAGTGAACAAGGAAAATACCAACATTACGAACATGAAATATCACGATTGCCATATCATGATGCAACGATTATTTCCGGTCGGAGTTAACGCGTTTTTGGACGAAACCATTTCTACACCAATAATGCAGCTATGCGCATTCTTTAAGCAAATTTGTGCTCGAGAGTTAATGGTGGCAGACATGTTGAAAGCTC
Proteins encoded in this region:
- the LOC139863655 gene encoding uncharacterized protein, which encodes MTIDKRWTTIRHTFNPDFIKGLNAFIERCNNNLDSHGKCSCPCKHCGNTFFLKPKHIKAHITRYGFEPSYTIWRHHGELPQPPEVHNTTDPLRNFLHDIQLEEVPNFEEEGPNDDETMNDTTATVLEDLIDSTQTELYPGSKLSSLEFLAKLTHIKVLNKWTNTSFDQLLELLIQSHPPNNTIPKSFYETKKWMRKIGLGYQAIHACKNDCCLFYKEYQDLENCPICKESRWKDERTTGKKVPNKVLRYFPITPRLKRLYSSRYTAKDMTWHATGRCNEEGKMRHPVDGRAWKEIDKRYPDFAREPRNIRLGLATDGFNPFGNMNNPYSMWPVILTTYNTLPWICMKESSLMLILLIPGPKSPGKDIDVYLRPLVDELKILWSEGVVTHDSVTNTYFQMKAMLI